One Candidatus Atelocyanobacterium thalassa isolate ALOHA genomic window, AAGATACTCTATAAAAACTAAATTATTTGATTTGATTAACACATGTCTTAAAAATTAGTTGCAAAAATATACATGGTTTAAGTACTAATTGCTTATTAATTTTTTGAAAAAATTATCTTTTAAGATAAGTATATTGGCTTAATTCTACATATTTAATAAGTAAAGTCTCAATTTTAGTAGCTATTTCACAGAAAGTTCTTGTAATTTTTCTAAAACAATTTCACCGTGGTTTTTAACTTTTACATTAAACCAAATGAAACTAATACTCTTGCTTAAATTAATTAAAAAAGTAGAACGAACAATGCCCATATATTCCCTTCCCATAAATTTTTTCAATTTCCAAACATCATACTTCTTTGCGACTTCATGATTGTGATCAGATAATAACTCTATAGTTAGATCATGTTTGTTAATAAATTTAATATGTGACTTTTCAGAATCTGGGCTAATGCCAATAATTTTAGCCCCAAAAGATTCAAATTGAGGCATTAGTTCTGTAAACTCTTTAGCTTCTTTTGTACAACCAGATGTATTGTCTTTAGGATAAAAATATACAATTAACCATTTATTGGATATGCTCCCTAAACAAAATTCTTTACCATCTTGGTTGTTAATTTTAAAATCAGGAGCAGGATCTCCAATGCTTAATAAATTTTCCATACAAAAAAATAAATGTATTAATAAATAATACTTAAGAATATTACATAAATATGCCTTTGCATAATAATCTTATTAAAATATCACTTTTTAATTTTATTTAAGGAATAACACAATCTCATAATGACTTAGTTTTATAAAAAATTTTAATAAAGCACACTATAGTCTTTTTCTTTGTCTATGTTTAGATACTGATTCTACTAATCCTAATGCTATAAAATTAGTTAATAGAGCTGATTTTCCATAGCTAAGCCAAGGCAGAGGAATTCCCGTAATAGGTGCCAACCCTACTGTCATACAAATATTAATAATTACCTGAAAGGATGTCATTGATAAGACCCCTATAACTAATAAAGAGCCAAAATTTTCTTTTGCTTTAGATGCGACTACAACATATCTAAAACATATTAACCAAAATATTATCAGAATTACTATGGAGCCAATAAATCCAAATTCCTCGCCTATCACTGAAAAGATAAAGTCTGTATGCTGTTCCGGAACAAAGTCTAACTGAGTTTGAGTTCCTTGAAATAAGCCTCTTCCCCATAGTTCACCTGAGCCAATTGCAATACGGGATTGTATTAATTGGTAGCCACCGCCTAAAGGATTTTTTTCAGGTTCTAAAAATAAAGTCAAACGATCTTTTTGATAATCTCTTAATAATTCCCAAAAAATATTACTTAGTTTGCCTACTGTAAAATTTATAGTCATAATCCCTATTGTAGAGATAAAACGATAAGGTAAAGTAACCCAAGAAATAATACCCATCACTATTGTCCAAACAATCCAGGCAATAAAAAAAATGTTGAATAGAATAGTTGAAATAATAGGAGAAACCAGTAAAATTAACAAACCTGTATGTATGTTTGCCCAATAAAGCATTCCTAGTGTAATTGCTCCAAACACAAGTCCTGTACCCAAATCAGGCTGACACATTATTAAAACCCAAGGGATAAATGTTATTCCTAAAATTTGTAATACTGATACGATTTTAGTTCCATCGTTCTTATGTAACAACGCTGCTAAAGTAATTATTAATCCAATTTTTGCAAATTCTGAAGGTTGTATATTAAACCCCCAAATTTCGATCCAACTTTGAGCTCCATTAGCAGTTACTCCAAAAACAATAACTGCTATTAATACAACATTTGTCAGACAGTAAATTAGCCAATGCCATATCATTAAATTTTTATAATTAAATCTAGCTATTGAAAGCATTATGACAAAACCAATACTTCCTGATAACAAGTGCTGTAGATAGTTAGTAGAAGTTTCATTGATCTCTGTACTTTTAATAGTTAGTCCTCCTAAACTAGTTAAACTAACTATAAGTATTAATAATAACCAATCAATTTCAAAAAAAATAGATAAACATGAAGAAAGAAAGTGTTTATATTTTTTTTGAAAATTGTATCTTTGTGGCCTTGGCATAATAATTACAATAATTACTTACATAAATAATATATTTTTCTAAGTCAAAAATTTGAAAGTTCAGATAGAATAAAATATTGTTATTTAATTTACGCTAAAGCCATCATTGATACTTTGCCAGCAATTTTTTGAGCAATAAGTTTCAAAGCTTTGGCCGACGCTGATTGTGGATGTGATATTAAAATAGGTACTCCATTATCTCCACCTTGTCTAAGAGAAATTTCTAAGGGGATAAGTCCTAACAAAGGAATTTGTAGTTCCTGTGATGCTTTCATCCCTCCACCAGATCCAAAAATATCATAAGAATGATCAGGTAAATCTGGAGGGATAAAATAACTCATGTTTTCTACAATACCTAAAATATTGGTTTTAAGCTGTTCAAACATTTTAATTCCACGATATGCATCTATCAAAGAGACATTTTGTGGTGTAGTAACAATAACGACCCCAGCCATAGGAACTGATTGTGCTAAAGTTAATTGAACATCTCCTGTTCCAGGAGGCATATCAACAATTAAGTAGTCAAGTGATCCCCAATTGACTTGATGTAAAAATTGACGAATAATTCCGGTTAACATAGGACCACGCCAGATTACTGGCTGACCAGGATTAATTAAAAAACCCATTGATACCATTTTTATGCCATTACTTAAAACAGGTTCTAAGATATCCCCTTCTGGTCTCTTTTCAACTGTAACCTGATAGTCTTCTACTCCGAGCATAGTAGGTGCATTAGGTCCATAAATATCAGCATCAAGTAAGCCAACTTTAGCTCCCATTTGCGCTAAAGCAACTGCAGTGTTAACAGCTACAGTACTTTTGCCAACACCTCCTTTCCCACTAGAAACAGCAATTATATTTTTTACATTTGGTATAGACTGTTGGGTAGGCAAAGCTTTTTGCACTGGAGTTTCTGATGTTACGTTTATTTTAACCTCTTGAACTTCTGGTAATTCTTTTAATGCTTTTTCACAATCTTGAATAATTAGTTCTTTTAAAGGGCACGCTGGAGTGGTTAATACTAAGGTAAATTCAACCGTACTATCTTTTATTGAGACATTGCGAATCATATTAAGAGTTACTAAACTCTTTTTTAACTCCGGATCTTGAACAGGTTGTAAAGCATTTAAAATTGATTGATGGTCAAGCATAATGATTCATTAATTTTTTATAAATTAAAAGCTAGTTGTTGCATTTATTTATTAAATGTTAACTGGTTTCTATTTTATATGTTATTTTCCATGTTTTTGGAAACGATAATATACTTGGAACATATAAAGTCGATAAAAATATAAGCAACAGTAACTATTGTTATTAATATTTATCTGTCTAGCCGCTGTAACTATTTGGTCCTAAATTAGATAACTACTTGACAATTAGATATATTTTTATTCTCATCTTTTTTAAATAGGAATATTTAAAAAATCTATTAAAAATAATAATATAAGATTCACTTAGTAAAAGTCTAAAACTTCATTAACAAGTCATTGTTTTTCAATAACAGAGATAATAAATATATTCAAAAAATATATTATGTTAAATAGATTACTCTCTATTTTGAAGTCAGCTATCAAAAAAATGATAACTGACAGAATTTCAATAACCAGGATATAATTTAATGTGAAGCCATTATTAAAAAATTTATCAAATGAATAATTCTGTTCTTAATGCCTTTTTCCTAGGTCGAGCATTTGCTGAAGTACTTAGTGAAAAAATTGAAGAATCTTTAACTAATACGCTTAGTGAGCTAAGCAAATTAAATGCTGAACAAAAAGAGATTTTAAATGATTTTGTTCAAGAAGTACAAACTCGTGCAAAAACAAATTTCACGCAAGATGATTTTAGTAATGCCACTGTAAATGATTTTTCATCAATAGATCTTCAAGAAACTATTGATGATCTAAGGGCAGAAATTGCTCGTCTTAAAGTTGAATTAAAAAATTATCAAAATTAAAAACTTTAATTTTCAGAATTCTTACATGTAAAACTAAATATAAAATAAATTGAGTGTCTGCCTTACCTACAAAAGCTAGTTCTATACATATAAAGTTATCTACGAAAAGAAAAAAATACCATTGGAATAGTAATAATTATTCTAGTAACCGCCGTCGTTTAGATATTTGGTTATTTTTCTTATCTTTCATGTTTAAACTGTGGCTTAATAAGAAAAAAATTAGCTATAGAGGAGGATGGACCCAAGAAAAATTAATTAAGAGAAAAAAAATATTAGCAATTTGGATACGAGAAAAATTACTAGATCTAGGTCCAACTTTTATTAAAATCGGACAGCTTTTTTCAACGCGTGCTGATCTCTTTTCTTCTGAATATGTAGAAGAATTATCAAAGCTCCAAGATGAAGTTCCTGCTTTTGACTATGATGAAGTAAAAAAAATTATTGAAAATGATCTAGGAAAGCCTTTATCTCAGATCTTTTATTACTTTGATGCTCTTCCTATAGCAGCTGCAAGCCTTGGACAAGTTCATAAAGCCATATTATATTCAGGAGAAGAAGTTGTTGTTAAAGTACAACGTCCTGGTCTTACAAAGTTATTTACTATTGATTTAGCAATCCTTAAAAAAATTACCTATTATTTTCAAAATCATCCTAGCTGGGGTCGAGGAAGAGATTGGATTGGTATTTATAATGAATGTTATAAAATTCTTTGGCTAGAAACAGAATATCTTAAGGAAGGAAGAAATGCAGACACTTTTCGACGTAACTTTCGTAATAGAAATTGGGTAAAAGTACCACGAGTTTATTGGAGATACACTGCTTCTCGTGTTTTAACATTAGAGTATCTTCCTGGAATCAAAATTAATAACTATAAAGAATTAGAAGCTTTAAGGTTGGAGCGCAAAATATTAGCTAGATTAAATGCAGAAGCTTATTTATATCAGATACTTAAGGATGGATTTTTTCATGCCGATCCTCATCCTGGAAATATTGCAATTAGTAAAGACGGAGCCTTAATCTTCTATGATTTTGGAATGATGGGGACTATTGAGCCTGATCTTAATAAAAAATTAATGAATACGTTTATTGCTATCACTCAAAAAAATAGTGACAAAATAATCTTTTCTTTAATTGAATTAAATATATTAGACCCCAAAGTTGATATTGGTCCAATTCGCCGCTCTATACAGTTCATGCTAGATAATTTCATGAATAAATCTATGCAAGAACAATCTATCAGTGCTATAGGTGACGACTTGTATGAAATTGCTTATAACCAATCTTTAAGATTTCCTGCTACATTTACTTTTGTTATCCGAGCTTTTTCCATGTTAGAAGGTGTTGGGAAAGGATTAGACCCTGACTTTGACTTTATGGAAATTGCCAAGCCCTTTATTTTAGATTTGATAAATTCTTCTAGTCAAAACACTAATAATCACTTACTAAATCAATTTTCTAGCCAAATGATAGAACTTGGTAACGAGACTTTAGGTTTACCAAATCATATTAATACTACACTTAAAAAGTTAGATCAAGGTGATATAAAATTAGAAGTTCGTTCAGCTGAATCAAATAGAATTTTGCGTCAACTTAAGATGATACAAATTGCAACTATTTTTGGAATTTTTACTAGTTCATTATTAATTTGCACGACTCTCTTGTTTATTAATAATTATTTTAATCTAGCCTTGGCAACTATACTAATAGCATTGATACCACTATGGGTGGTGATTAGGATTGTATATAGAACTAAACGCTTTGACAAGCATTTTTAAATATTAGATATTCGTTCAAGACATAGTACTTAGAAAAATTAATCATATATGCTTTTTACTGGATGTATATAAGTGAAAATATATTAATAATAAAAAATTAATTCATAAAGAATTTACTCTTTAATTTTTTATTATTAAATTAAATGAGACTTTATAATATATTTTAAATTTAAGGTAAGATTACATGTTAAGAACATTAACTTAGGTTAAAGCAGATTGTTTTTTAATTAATAATACTTAGAATAAACTATGAAGATCAATACCGATGATAAAACTATTGTTAAAAACTATTTTAACGCTATAGGATTTGACAGATGGCAGAATATTTACGGCAATGGGAAGGTCAATAAAGTCCAAGAAGACATTCGCTTTGGACATCAACAAACTATTGACACAGTATTAAAATGGCTAAAATCGGATGGTGATTTATCTGGACTAGTAATTTGTGATGCTGGATGTGGTGTAGGTAGTTTAAGTATACCTTTAGTAAAAGAAGGTGCGATAGTTAGTGCTAGTGATATTTCAGAAAAAATGGTTACGGAAGCGAGAAAAAGAGCAAATGATATATTAGAAAACACTGATACCATTAACTTTTATGTTCAAGATTTAGAAACATTAAAGGGCAACTTTCATACAACAATTTGTCTTGATGTTCTAATTCATTATCCTTCTGATAATGCAGCTAAAATGATTAATCACCTAGCTTCGCTAACTAATTCTAGAATAATTTTAAGTTTTGCTCCTAAAACTTTTTACTTAACTGTTCTTAAAAAAATTGGTGAGTTTTTTCCTGGCCCTAGTAAAACAACTCGTGCATACCAGCACAATAAAGATATGATAATACAGACTTTAAAACAAAACGGTTTTAAGATTCAACGAACAGGAATGACTAGTACTAAATTTTATTATTCTCAAATTATTGAAGCAATAAAAGAATAAATATAATATGTTTATTTTATTTAATTCTTTGAGAAAGATATAAGTATTCTGCATCAACGAATTATTGGTAATAATTGATATAACAAAAAAATTAAGATGATTTTTGTATAAAAATAAGCTATGTAACTTTATTCTCAATAAATGTAAGTAAAATTTTTTAGATCAGTTATCATAGTATTTCATATTGTAAAAATTGAATATATTAAAAGTAACCTTACAAAATAATTTAAAATACTACAAGTTATATTAATTACTTATTTTGTTATATCACTGTTCCACTTTGAATAACTGCATTTTTAATAATTACAACAATTCCGTCACAAATATAAAATCCTTCATCTTCACGACTAGACTCTTGTATATCATTTTTATTTAAAATAATTACATTCTCACCAATACGTGCATTTTTATCAATAATTGCATGTTTAATCAAACTATTTTTACCTATACCTATAGGAATTTCCTTAGGACTACTATACGAACTATTAACAGTTGAAGATTCATAAAAATCTGCTCCCATTATCATCGTGTCTTCAATATGGCAATTCATTTCGATACGACTTCTAATTCCTAATATGGAATTATGAATACGACATTTTTTGATAATACATCCCTCGCTAATCATTGACTTTGTAATATGAGAATCAAAAACTTTAGTAGGAGGTAGGTAACGTGCATGGGTATATATAGGAGATTGTTCGTTATAAAAACTAAACGCAGGATTTGGCTGATGATTAAGAGCTAAATTAGCTTCATAAAAAGCTTGGACAGTTCCGATATCTTCCCAGTACCCATCAAATAAGTACGCTTGAAGATTGTATTGTACTGCGGCATTCGGAATAACTTCTTTTCCAAAATCAGTTTGTTCTGGATTATTTTCAAGAAGCTGTGTTAACACCTTTTTATTAAATACATAAATTCCCATTGATGCCATGTAAGGTTTTTTTATTGCTTGCTCTTTACTTAGACCTAAAATTGAAGATTTACATTGCATTTGATTTAATTCATTTTCCGAAGGTTTTTCAAAAAAACGAATGACTTTACCTTGATTGTTAATTTTTGTCAGGCCAAGACAAGAAGCTCTTGTTTTATTTACAGGAACTACAGCTAAAGTAATATCAGCGCCAGTGATTCTATGCTGTTTGATGAAATCATCATAATCCATACGATAAAGATGATCTCCAGATAATATTAAATATTCATCGACATCCCATTCATTAAATAACCAAAGATATTGACGTACAGCATCAGCTGTTCCTTGAAACCAACTTGGATTTTCTTTTGTTTGTTGTGCTGCTAAGACTTCTACAAATCCACCACTAAAAGGACCAAAGTTATATGTATGGGTTAAATGATGATTTAATGAAGCAGAATTAAACTGAGTTAGAACGTAAATTTTTTGTATTTTTGCATTAATACAATTGCTAATTGGTATATCAATTAAACGATATTTTCCTGCAAGAGGAACAGCTGGTTTTGCTCTTAACTTAGTCAAAGGATATAGACGAGTACCTGCACCACCTCCTAATATAATTGCCAATACTTTCTTCACACACACCTCACAATCATCTCTTAAATAAAGTGTAGAGCTAAGGAGGAAATCTGAAAAGTGATATAAAAAAGTATAAGATTAAATTATCTCTAGATATTAATTTTAATTATATAAATAATAAAAACTAAATATCTTCTCACAATCTTTATTCTTACAATAAAAAAAGAAAATTTTTTTATCAAAAAAGAGTATTAAAAAATATTAACAATAGTTATAATAGATTAGTGGCTATTCAATAATTAGTAGATTACGATATTAATGTTTCTATGTTTCAGTTAAAGGCACCTTTTAAGCCAACAGGAGATCAGCCTAGGGCTATTGAAGAATTAATATTATCCTTAAAGGAAGGAAATAAATTTCAGACCTTGCTAGGAGCAACTGGAACAGGTAAAACATTTTCCATTGCTTCAGTAATCGACAAAATCAAAAAACCGACCTTGATCCTAGCTCATAATAAAACCTTGGCTGCCCAATTATGTAATGAATTAAGAAATTTTTTCCCTAATAATGCTGTGGAATATTTTATTAGTTATTATGACTATTATCAACCTGAAGCTTATATTCCTCTCAGTGACACTTATATTGAAAAAAGTGCCTCAATTAATGACGAGATAGATATGTTAAGACATTCAGCTACTCGCTCATTATTTGAGCGACAAGATGTCATTATTATCGCATCTATTAGTTGTATTTATGGATTAGGAATGCCCTCTGAATATCTAAAAGCCTCTATTCCCCTAGAAGTAGGAAGAGAGATTAATCAACGTCAACTTCTCAGAGACTTGGTTAATGTTCAATATTCCAGAAATGACATGGAGTTGAAAAGAGGACGATTTAGAGTTAAAGGAGATATTTTGGAAATTGTTCCTGCTTATGAAGATCGAGTTATTAGAATCGAATTTTTCGGAGATGAAGTTGATAGTATTCGATACTTACATCCAGTTTCAGGAGATATTTTAGAAGATCTTAAAAAGATTAATATTTATCCGGCACGTCATTTTGTTACGCGAAAAGATAGACTAGATGCCTCTTGTAAAGCTATTGCTGAAGAATTAGAACAACAAATTGTTAATTTTGAACAAGCCGGGAAATTATTAGAATCACAACGTATAAGTCAAAGAACACGCTATGACTTAGAACTTTTACGTGAAGTAGGATATTGTAATGGTGTTGAAAATTATTCTCGCCACTTAGCAGGAAGAGAATCGGGAGAATCTCCAGAATGTTTAATTGATTATTTACCCAAAGATTGGTTATTAGTCGTAGATGAATCTCATGTAACAATACCGCAAATTAGAGGGATGTATAATGGCGATCAAGCAAGAAAAAAAGTTTTAATAGATCATGGTTTTCGTCTTCCAAGTGCAGCTGACAATCGCCCTCTTAAATCAGATGAATTTTGGAGTAAAGTTAATCAGTGTATTTTTGTCTCTGCTACCCCTGGTGAATGGGAGCTTGAAAAGTCAGAGGATAAAGTCATTCAACAGGTAATTAGACCAACAGGTATACTTGATCCAAAGATATCTGTAAGACCTACAAAAAATCAAGTGGATGATTTATTAGGAGAAATTAAAGATAGAGTACAGAGACAGGAAAGAATTCTAGTTACCACTTTAACAAAACGTATGGCAGAAGACCTAACTGAATATTTTCAAGAAAGAGAAGTTAAAGTTAGATATCTACACTCTGAAATCAAATCTATTGAACGTATTGAAATTTTACAAGATTTAAGAAACGGAGAATTTGATGTTTTAATTGGGGTTAATTTGCTTAGGGAAGGGCTAGATTTACCAGAAGTTTCTTTAGTAGCTATATTAGATGCAGATAAGGAAGGCTTTTTAAGAGGTGAAAAATCTTTAATCCAGATTATTGGACGTGCAGCTCGACATATTAATGGTCAAGCTATTTTATACGGGGACAAACTTACAGATAGTATGATTAAAGCTATAGAAGAAACGGAAAGAAGAAGACACATACAATCATCATACAATGATAAAAATAATATTATCCCTAAATCTATAATTAGCGAGCGCAATAATTCTATCTTAAACTACCTTGATATTTCTCGCAGTTTAGATACCGAGAAACTTGAAGAAATCTGTGATCATATAGAAGAAATATCTTTAGATAAAATACCTGAGTTAATCAAACAGTTAGAATCTAAAATGGAAAAATCTGCAAATCAATTAGACTTTGAATTAGCAGCAAAATACAGAGATCAGATTAAACATTTTAGAGATAAGATGTTAGGACGCCTATAAGTTGACTCATAAGTCTATATTTATAATCTCTGAATGTTTGAATTTGTTGAATTCTTTTAATGTATTCTTAGTACTAGAATATTGAAAAGCTTTATGCGGATAGCGAGATTTGAACTCGCATGGCCTAAGCCACACGCCCCTCAAGCGTGCGTGTCTACCGTTCCACCATATCCGCAGAGATTTCATCGTAGCACAAATAACAGAAAAAGGGCTATGGTTTATAGTGCGTTGATAATTATTTGTCTTTAGACTACTTAATAAAGTCAGTATATCAAGTAATTAAATTGTAAAGAAGTCTATAATCAAAGCAAAGCCATGAGATTTTGTTAAACTTTCTTTGCTATTAAATAGTTTAGAATATTTGAAATTATAACTTCTTCTTTAACAGGTTAAATTCTACCGTAGTAAGCAATTTTTCTATTAGATTGCCAGGCCCACATCTGATCTCCAAGAGAAAAATGCCACCATTCATTCGGATGTCGTACAAATCCATAATTACTCATAATCTTGTTTAATATTTCTCTTCTCTCGTTATAAGCTATTTCCATAGAACTTTTACTGTGAAAATAATAGAAAGGATGTGATTTTTTAGATAAATCATCAATTTCACACCCCATATCTAGTAAACATCCTTTAGAATTAACTAAGGTTAAATCGATTGCTGCTCCAGTACTGTGCGGTGGTGGAGAAGTATATTTTTTAGAGGGAACAGCCCAAATTTTATAAACTTGGTTAAGAAGATTTCTTTTTTCTAAAATAGATAGTTTCTTGGAATTTAGTCCTTGTTCTCTTGTTAAGTGAGAAAAAGTATAATCCACCATAAACTGTTGTACGTTTATGGGGCGATAAGCATCAAAAATGTGAAGCTTCCATCCTTCATACTTATTTTGTAAATAGTTTTGTGCACTTTTTAAAGATTCTAAAACCATGGAGCGCAAATAATAAGGTGATTTACCTCCATATATGGCTCCTAATTTTTTGTAAGGATGTGGATCTTGGACGGAAAAATACTCTAAAGGAATGGGAACAAGCTCATCCTTACAATCTTGGATTACAATTTTGCTATAGTTTTTCATTAATTTTATATTTTATATAAGTCGATATATACACAGTAAAGTAAAACTGAAATAATTTAAATTATGGTCAAAAGTTAATTACTTTTTTAGAATATGGTCCTGTAAAAAACAATCAAATATTACTTATATATTAGCTTGCGAATGAAAAATCATTTCACCACTTTTTCAATCTTAGAGCGAGTAATTTTCCAAAATGGAAATGTTTGATTCAAATTAAAAATTGTTCCATTAATATCATTTTGAATAAATGCATATTCTTTAGTTTGCCAAAGAGGTATGTAAGGAACGTCTTCTGCTAGGATTTTTTGAATTTTAACAAAAATTTCTTCTCTTTCTGTCGAGTTTAACGTTTTTCTTTGCTGAGTAATTAATTGGTTAATTTTTTCATTATGATAAAAAGAGCCTTGGACTTGAGAACTCCCTTCTATGCAATTTTGCGTTGCTGTACCTTTAATGCAATTTAAAAACGGATAAATATAGTTATCTGCATCTAAAAAGTCTGGGTACCAATTAGAGAGAATTGATTGGTAAGAACCTAAACTTAAGTTTTTAAAGAAAGCTACTGAAGATATATTGTTAGGAATAAATTTTAGCAATCCTCCAAAATCTCTTTTAGCTAAGCTCTTTAGAATAGCAGCTGCTTGGCTCATTTCTGCTGAATCAGAAGAATACCATATTTCAATGGTGGCAGGATTTTTCCTAGAGAATCCTGCTTCAATCAAAAGTTGTTTTGCTTCAGCTACATTATTATATATATCTTTAAAGACAGGTCGGGAAACATTAAAAGATTTTGGTATCATGGTGTATGAAAGTTCGCTTTGTCCTTTGAAAATACGTTCATTAAATAGCTCGCGATCTATCAATGTTGCAATTGCCTTTCTAATAACCTTTTGACTAGTAAATTCTGAGTTAACGTTTAGGGCCATAAAAGTAATATTTGTACTTATATTTTCGATAACTTTACCCTTTCCAGCACGAGATTCCTTTATTAAATTTTCAACTTGTTCTGGAGTTAAAGACTGATAAGCAATATCAATACTTTTAGTACGAAAAGCATTAAAAAGATTCGCTGCATTATTAGAATATATTTGTAAATTAATACCTTGATTTTTAGGCTTTTCTCCCCAGTAGTTATCAAAAGTATCTAATTGTAATAAACCAGTATGAAATTTTTTTAATTTATATGGCCCCGTTCCAACAAAATTGTTTGGAACAAATTTTCCTTTACCTATTTGATAAGCTTGTGGAGATACTGCGCAAATTCCAGGAAAAGCCAAAAGAGCAGGAAAAGCAGAAAAAGGCTCTTTTAATGTAATGATCAATTCATACTTTCCATTAGTTTCTATTTTTTCAATAGTATTAGTTAATAAAAAAGAAGGTTTTCCTCCATTAGCCATAAACCTTTCCAGTGAAAAAGCCATTGCTTCTGAATTAAAGGCTGTACCATCATGAAATTTAACTCCTTTCCTGAGGCGGATAGTATAAACAAGACCATTTTTACTTATAGTGGGCATCTTTGTAGCTAATTGCGGCTTTAACTTAGTAGTGCCTACTTCATAAGTATAAAGAGTATCACTTAGATTATAGATAATCATCATTCCAGATAATTCATAATTATCTGCTGGATCTATTGTACGAGGCTGGGAAATTGTGCCAATAGTTATACGATCACTATTATTTTCAGATGCAGAAGAAGATGTTAATTCTGATTGTTTATTACAACCTGTGATTAATACCAAATAAGTACTGAGAAATGATAGGGTTATTAGCTTTCTTGCTTGATATGACCTTTTCCAAAACC contains:
- a CDS encoding M15 family metallopeptidase; the encoded protein is MKNYSKIVIQDCKDELVPIPLEYFSVQDPHPYKKLGAIYGGKSPYYLRSMVLESLKSAQNYLQNKYEGWKLHIFDAYRPINVQQFMVDYTFSHLTREQGLNSKKLSILEKRNLLNQVYKIWAVPSKKYTSPPPHSTGAAIDLTLVNSKGCLLDMGCEIDDLSKKSHPFYYFHSKSSMEIAYNERREILNKIMSNYGFVRHPNEWWHFSLGDQMWAWQSNRKIAYYGRI
- a CDS encoding ABC transporter substrate-binding protein — protein: MIIQGFWKRSYQARKLITLSFLSTYLVLITGCNKQSELTSSSASENNSDRITIGTISQPRTIDPADNYELSGMMIIYNLSDTLYTYEVGTTKLKPQLATKMPTISKNGLVYTIRLRKGVKFHDGTAFNSEAMAFSLERFMANGGKPSFLLTNTIEKIETNGKYELIITLKEPFSAFPALLAFPGICAVSPQAYQIGKGKFVPNNFVGTGPYKLKKFHTGLLQLDTFDNYWGEKPKNQGINLQIYSNNAANLFNAFRTKSIDIAYQSLTPEQVENLIKESRAGKGKVIENISTNITFMALNVNSEFTSQKVIRKAIATLIDRELFNERIFKGQSELSYTMIPKSFNVSRPVFKDIYNNVAEAKQLLIEAGFSRKNPATIEIWYSSDSAEMSQAAAILKSLAKRDFGGLLKFIPNNISSVAFFKNLSLGSYQSILSNWYPDFLDADNYIYPFLNCIKGTATQNCIEGSSQVQGSFYHNEKINQLITQQRKTLNSTEREEIFVKIQKILAEDVPYIPLWQTKEYAFIQNDINGTIFNLNQTFPFWKITRSKIEKVVK
- the uvrB gene encoding excinuclease ABC subunit UvrB, translated to MFQLKAPFKPTGDQPRAIEELILSLKEGNKFQTLLGATGTGKTFSIASVIDKIKKPTLILAHNKTLAAQLCNELRNFFPNNAVEYFISYYDYYQPEAYIPLSDTYIEKSASINDEIDMLRHSATRSLFERQDVIIIASISCIYGLGMPSEYLKASIPLEVGREINQRQLLRDLVNVQYSRNDMELKRGRFRVKGDILEIVPAYEDRVIRIEFFGDEVDSIRYLHPVSGDILEDLKKINIYPARHFVTRKDRLDASCKAIAEELEQQIVNFEQAGKLLESQRISQRTRYDLELLREVGYCNGVENYSRHLAGRESGESPECLIDYLPKDWLLVVDESHVTIPQIRGMYNGDQARKKVLIDHGFRLPSAADNRPLKSDEFWSKVNQCIFVSATPGEWELEKSEDKVIQQVIRPTGILDPKISVRPTKNQVDDLLGEIKDRVQRQERILVTTLTKRMAEDLTEYFQEREVKVRYLHSEIKSIERIEILQDLRNGEFDVLIGVNLLREGLDLPEVSLVAILDADKEGFLRGEKSLIQIIGRAARHINGQAILYGDKLTDSMIKAIEETERRRHIQSSYNDKNNIIPKSIISERNNSILNYLDISRSLDTEKLEEICDHIEEISLDKIPELIKQLESKMEKSANQLDFELAAKYRDQIKHFRDKMLGRL